One Streptomyces sp. V4I8 genomic window carries:
- a CDS encoding S8 family peptidase, with amino-acid sequence MARTRIRRLRWAGGLTAVTCVAALSATTMPAHAVPEGRILGAGDPGSVSGSYLVTLKGGTKAPSAAGKSLADKYGAKISHTYGTVLNGYAVQANERQAKRLAADSRVASVVQDTRVTLEHNQKNPPSWGLDRIDQANLPLDKSYTWPESAGSGVTVYVIDTGIRISHKDFGGRASYGWDFVGGDRTASDGNGHGTHVAGTIAGKQYGVAKNARVVAVRVLDNAGGGTTAQVIAGIDWVTRHARKPAVANVSLGGYRNAQLDAAVRNSIASGVTYTVAAGNDGLPAGLYSPAAVKEAITVGATDKKDARAGFSNFGPVLDLFAPGVAITSASYASDTGRATYSGTSMASPHAAGVAALYLADHPKAWPAQVSKALVAQSVSGKVSGRGLGSPNKLLQVPGS; translated from the coding sequence ATGGCACGGACGCGCATACGGCGTCTGCGCTGGGCCGGTGGTCTGACCGCGGTGACCTGTGTCGCCGCGCTCTCGGCCACCACCATGCCCGCGCACGCCGTACCGGAGGGGCGGATACTCGGCGCCGGAGACCCCGGCTCCGTCAGCGGCAGTTACCTGGTGACACTCAAGGGGGGAACGAAGGCACCGTCGGCGGCCGGAAAGAGCCTCGCCGACAAGTACGGGGCGAAAATCAGCCACACCTACGGCACGGTCCTCAACGGCTACGCCGTCCAGGCCAACGAGAGACAGGCCAAACGGCTCGCCGCGGACTCCCGGGTGGCCTCGGTCGTCCAGGACACCCGCGTGACCCTGGAGCACAACCAGAAGAACCCGCCGTCCTGGGGACTCGACCGCATCGACCAGGCCAACCTGCCGCTGGACAAGAGCTACACCTGGCCCGAGTCCGCGGGCAGCGGAGTGACGGTGTACGTGATCGACACCGGCATCCGCATCTCGCACAAGGACTTCGGCGGCCGGGCGAGTTACGGCTGGGACTTCGTCGGGGGCGACCGGACCGCGAGCGACGGCAACGGCCACGGCACCCATGTCGCCGGCACGATCGCGGGCAAGCAGTACGGCGTCGCCAAGAACGCCAGGGTCGTCGCCGTACGCGTCCTCGACAACGCCGGCGGCGGCACCACCGCCCAGGTCATCGCGGGCATCGACTGGGTGACCAGGCACGCGAGGAAGCCGGCGGTCGCCAACGTCAGCCTCGGCGGCTACCGCAACGCGCAGCTGGACGCCGCCGTACGCAACTCCATCGCGTCCGGCGTCACCTACACGGTCGCGGCGGGCAACGACGGCCTGCCGGCCGGCCTGTACTCCCCCGCGGCGGTGAAGGAGGCCATCACCGTGGGCGCCACCGACAAGAAGGACGCGCGGGCGGGCTTCTCCAACTTCGGCCCGGTCCTGGACCTGTTCGCCCCGGGCGTGGCGATCACCTCCGCGTCGTACGCGAGCGACACCGGCAGGGCGACCTACTCCGGTACGTCGATGGCGTCGCCGCACGCGGCGGGGGTGGCCGCGCTCTATCTGGCCGACCACCCGAAGGCGTGGCCCGCACAGGTGTCCAAGGCCCTTGTGGCGCAATCCGTGTCCGGCAAGGTCTCCGGGCGTGGGCTCGGTTCGCCGAACAAACTCCTGCAGGTACCGGGCTCGTAG
- a CDS encoding glycosyltransferase family 1 protein, giving the protein MKAIRRFTVRPVLPEPLRPLSELARNLRWSWHTETRDLFQSVDPEGWAASGNDPVRLLGRVPPGRLAELAEDRGFLRRLTAVAGDLDDYVTGTRWYQEQSAELPAAVAYFSPEFGITAALPQYSGGLGILAGDHLKAASDLGVPLIGVGLLYRHGYFRQTLSRDGWQQEHYPLLDPHELPLALLKEPDGTPAQVSLALPGGRSLHARVWLAQVGRVPLLMLDSDVEENDLGERGVTDRLYGGGSEHRLLQEMLLGIGGVRAVRTYCRLSGHPEPEVFHTNEGHAGFLGLERIAELCAEGLDFDSALEAVRAGTVFTTHTPVPAGIDRFDRELVAHHFGPAAELPTIEVGRILQLGMETYPGGEPNLFNMAVMGLRLGQRANGVSLLHGNVSREMFSGLWPGFDPDEVPITSVTNGVHAPTWVAPEVFRLGARQIGGRRTEDAMTVGGSDRWDAVGEIPDQDIWELRRVLREQLVQEVRERLRVSWRQRGAGTAELGWIDGVLDPDVLTIGFARRVPSYKRLTLMLRDRDRLMDLLLHPERPIQIVVAGKAHPADDGGKRLVQELVRFADDPRVRHRIVFLPDYGMAMAQKLYPGCDIWLNNPLRPLEACGTSGMKAALNGCLNLSVLDGWWDEWFQPDFGWAIPTADGTGTDPDHRDDIEAAALYDLLEQRVTPRFYEKGQDGLPDRWIEMVRQTLTLLGPKVLAGRMVREYVERLYTPAAHAHRAMTPDAARELAGWKTRVRSAWHGVTVDHVETSAATPTAELGSTLSLRVRVGLGDLGPEDVEVQAVSGRVDSQDRIADASTVPLKPVGSPDAEGRWVYEGPLALDRTGPYGYTVRILPAHRLLASGAELGLVAVPSEGVGEEAGVLMR; this is encoded by the coding sequence GTGAAGGCGATCCGTCGATTCACCGTCCGACCCGTCCTCCCGGAACCCCTCCGGCCGCTCAGCGAGCTCGCGCGCAATCTGCGCTGGTCGTGGCACACGGAGACCCGCGATCTCTTCCAGTCCGTCGACCCCGAGGGTTGGGCCGCCTCGGGCAACGACCCCGTACGGCTGCTGGGCCGCGTGCCGCCCGGGCGGCTCGCCGAGCTGGCCGAGGACCGCGGCTTCCTGCGCCGGCTGACCGCCGTGGCCGGTGACCTCGACGACTACGTCACCGGCACCCGCTGGTACCAGGAGCAGTCCGCCGAACTCCCCGCCGCCGTCGCCTACTTCTCACCCGAGTTCGGCATCACGGCCGCCCTGCCCCAGTACTCCGGCGGCCTCGGCATCCTCGCCGGCGACCACCTCAAGGCGGCCAGCGACCTCGGCGTACCCCTCATCGGGGTCGGGCTGCTGTACCGGCACGGCTACTTCCGCCAGACCCTGTCCCGCGACGGCTGGCAGCAGGAGCACTACCCGCTCCTGGACCCCCACGAACTGCCGCTCGCCCTTCTGAAGGAACCCGACGGCACCCCCGCCCAGGTCTCCCTCGCCCTGCCCGGCGGCAGGTCGCTGCACGCCCGCGTCTGGCTGGCCCAGGTCGGCCGGGTGCCGCTGCTGATGCTCGACTCGGACGTCGAGGAGAACGACCTCGGCGAACGCGGGGTGACCGACCGGCTCTACGGTGGCGGCAGCGAGCACCGGCTGCTGCAGGAGATGCTGCTGGGTATAGGGGGAGTGCGGGCGGTCCGGACGTACTGCCGGCTGAGCGGCCACCCCGAACCCGAGGTCTTCCACACCAACGAGGGCCACGCCGGGTTCCTCGGCCTGGAGCGGATCGCCGAACTCTGCGCCGAGGGGCTGGACTTCGACTCGGCGCTGGAGGCCGTCCGCGCCGGCACGGTCTTCACCACCCACACGCCCGTCCCGGCCGGCATCGACCGCTTCGACCGCGAGCTGGTCGCCCACCACTTCGGCCCCGCCGCCGAGCTCCCCACCATCGAGGTCGGCCGCATCCTCCAGCTCGGCATGGAGACCTACCCCGGCGGCGAACCGAACCTCTTCAACATGGCCGTGATGGGCCTGCGGCTGGGCCAGCGGGCGAACGGGGTCTCCCTCCTCCACGGCAACGTCAGCCGCGAGATGTTCTCGGGACTCTGGCCGGGATTCGACCCCGACGAGGTCCCCATCACCTCGGTCACCAACGGCGTCCACGCCCCGACCTGGGTCGCCCCCGAGGTCTTCCGCCTCGGCGCCCGCCAGATCGGCGGCCGGCGCACCGAGGACGCGATGACCGTCGGCGGCTCGGACCGCTGGGACGCCGTCGGGGAGATCCCGGACCAGGACATCTGGGAGCTGCGACGGGTGCTGCGCGAGCAGCTGGTGCAGGAGGTGCGGGAGCGGCTGCGCGTGTCGTGGCGTCAACGCGGCGCAGGGACAGCCGAGTTGGGCTGGATCGACGGAGTCCTGGACCCCGACGTCCTGACGATCGGATTCGCGCGCAGGGTCCCGTCGTACAAGCGCCTCACCCTCATGCTCCGTGACCGCGACCGCCTGATGGACCTCCTCCTGCACCCGGAGCGCCCGATCCAGATCGTGGTCGCGGGCAAGGCGCACCCGGCGGACGACGGCGGCAAGCGCCTGGTCCAGGAGCTGGTGAGGTTCGCCGACGACCCACGGGTCCGGCACCGCATCGTGTTCCTGCCGGACTACGGCATGGCGATGGCACAGAAGCTGTACCCCGGCTGCGACATCTGGCTGAACAATCCCCTGCGCCCCCTGGAGGCCTGCGGCACCTCCGGCATGAAGGCGGCCCTGAACGGCTGCCTCAACCTCTCCGTCCTGGACGGCTGGTGGGACGAGTGGTTCCAGCCCGACTTCGGCTGGGCCATCCCCACGGCGGACGGCACCGGCACGGACCCCGACCACCGCGACGACATAGAGGCGGCGGCGCTCTACGACCTGCTGGAACAGCGCGTCACCCCCCGCTTCTACGAAAAGGGCCAGGACGGCCTCCCCGACCGCTGGATCGAGATGGTCCGCCAGACCCTGACCCTCCTCGGCCCGAAGGTCCTGGCGGGCAGGATGGTCCGCGAGTACGTGGAGCGCCTCTACACCCCGGCCGCGCACGCTCACCGGGCGATGACCCCGGACGCGGCGCGCGAACTGGCGGGCTGGAAGACGCGGGTGCGGTCCGCCTGGCACGGCGTCACGGTCGACCACGTCGAGACATCGGCGGCGACCCCCACCGCGGAACTCGGCTCGACGCTCAGTCTCCGGGTGCGGGTGGGACTGGGCGACCTGGGACCGGAGGACGTGGAGGTCCAGGCGGTCTCGGGCCGTGTGGACTCCCAGGACCGCATCGCGGATGCCTCGACGGTGCCGCTGAAGCCGGTGGGCAGCCCGGACGCGGAGGGGCGGTGGGTCTACGAGGGCCCGCTGGCCCTGGACCGGACGGGACCGTACGGGTACACGGTGCGGATCCTGCCGGCGCATCGGCTGCTGGCGTCGGGGGCGGAGCTGGGATTGGTGGCGGTGCCTTCGGAGGGGGTGGGGGAAGAGGCGGGAGTGCTGATGCGGTGA
- a CDS encoding DUF1990 family protein — MSFTYDAVGATRENGFCPPGFHPLHVRSRIGEGEEVFRRAAEAVMTWEMHRALGVGIDASADRAAPDVDVTVTLAGLIKAPCRVVWTAQEHRRVGWAYGTLSGHPECGEESFIVDRTGDGTVWLTVNAFSRAAKWYARAGGPATRGLQHAYARRCGNVLRQLCERELGES; from the coding sequence ATGTCCTTCACGTACGACGCCGTCGGCGCGACCCGGGAGAACGGCTTCTGCCCGCCCGGCTTCCACCCCCTCCATGTGCGCTCCCGCATAGGCGAGGGCGAGGAGGTCTTCCGCAGAGCCGCCGAAGCGGTCATGACCTGGGAGATGCACCGCGCGCTGGGCGTCGGCATCGACGCGTCCGCCGACCGCGCGGCCCCCGACGTCGACGTCACGGTCACCCTCGCCGGCCTGATCAAGGCCCCGTGCCGGGTGGTCTGGACGGCCCAGGAGCACCGGCGCGTCGGCTGGGCCTACGGGACGCTTTCCGGTCATCCGGAGTGCGGCGAGGAGTCCTTCATCGTGGACCGCACGGGGGACGGCACGGTGTGGCTGACCGTGAACGCCTTCAGCCGCGCGGCCAAGTGGTACGCCCGGGCGGGCGGACCGGCGACGCGCGGCCTGCAGCACGCGTATGCGCGGCGGTGCGGCAACGTGTTGCGACAGCTGTGCGAGCGCGAGTTGGGGGAGAGCTGA
- a CDS encoding M4 family metallopeptidase yields the protein MTPLYARHKRTTLAIATAVAAGALLTTGLTTGTSAATPVDAGTKVTPLAAPVALAPAARTALIKDQQAEAAGTADAIGLGAQEKLVVKDVVKDADGTVHTRYERTYAGLPVLGGDLVVHESAAGATKGVTRATKATIKVASLKPAVSAAKAEGQAVKLAKAAGSEKTAADQAPRKVIWAADGKPTLAYETVVGGLQEDGTPNELHVITDAATGEKLFEYQGIETGSGKSLYSGTVTLGTTLSGSTYSLTDGGRGGHKTYNKARSTSSSAGTLFTDADDTWGTGAASSSSSDQTAAVDAAYGAQVTWDFYKSTFGRSGIKNDGKAAYSRVHYGNAYVNAFWDDSCFCMTYGDGEGNTKPLTSLDVAGHEMTHGVTSNTAGLNYSGESGGLNEATSDIFGTAVEFYAANSSDVGDYLIGEKIDINGDGTPLRYMDKPSKDGASADSWSSSLGGLDVHYSSGPANHFFYLLSEGSGAKTINGVSYNSPTSNASTVTGIGRAKAAAIWYKALTEYMTSTTNYKAARTATLNAASALYGGTTSTEYKAVAAAWSAVNVS from the coding sequence GTGACCCCCCTCTACGCGCGTCACAAGCGCACCACTCTGGCCATCGCCACCGCCGTCGCGGCCGGAGCCCTGCTCACCACCGGTCTGACCACCGGCACTTCGGCCGCCACCCCCGTCGACGCCGGCACCAAGGTCACCCCGCTCGCCGCGCCGGTCGCGCTCGCCCCCGCGGCGCGCACCGCGCTCATCAAGGACCAGCAGGCCGAGGCGGCCGGGACCGCCGACGCGATAGGCCTCGGCGCCCAGGAGAAGCTGGTCGTCAAGGACGTCGTCAAGGACGCCGACGGCACGGTCCACACCCGCTACGAGCGGACCTACGCCGGCCTGCCCGTCCTCGGCGGCGACCTGGTCGTCCACGAGTCGGCGGCCGGCGCGACCAAGGGCGTCACCAGAGCGACGAAGGCCACCATCAAGGTCGCCTCGCTCAAGCCGGCCGTCAGCGCGGCCAAGGCCGAGGGCCAGGCCGTGAAGCTGGCCAAGGCGGCCGGCTCGGAGAAGACCGCGGCGGACCAGGCGCCCCGCAAGGTGATCTGGGCGGCCGACGGCAAGCCGACCCTGGCGTACGAGACGGTCGTCGGCGGCCTCCAGGAGGACGGCACCCCGAACGAGCTGCACGTCATCACCGACGCGGCCACCGGCGAGAAGCTGTTCGAGTACCAGGGCATCGAGACCGGCAGCGGCAAGAGCCTCTACTCGGGCACGGTCACCCTCGGCACGACCCTGTCGGGTTCGACGTACAGCCTCACCGACGGCGGACGCGGCGGCCACAAGACGTACAACAAGGCCCGCAGCACCAGCTCCTCCGCGGGCACCCTGTTCACCGACGCGGACGACACGTGGGGCACCGGCGCCGCCTCCAGCTCCTCCAGCGACCAGACGGCCGCCGTCGACGCCGCCTACGGCGCCCAGGTCACCTGGGACTTCTACAAGAGCACCTTCGGCCGCAGCGGCATCAAGAACGACGGCAAGGCCGCCTACTCGCGCGTCCACTACGGCAACGCCTACGTCAACGCGTTCTGGGACGACAGCTGCTTCTGCATGACGTACGGCGACGGCGAGGGCAACACCAAGCCCCTGACGTCGCTCGACGTGGCCGGCCACGAGATGACGCACGGCGTCACCTCGAACACGGCGGGCCTGAACTACTCCGGCGAGTCGGGCGGCCTGAACGAAGCCACCTCCGACATCTTCGGCACGGCGGTGGAGTTCTACGCGGCGAACTCCAGCGACGTGGGCGACTACCTCATCGGCGAGAAGATCGACATCAACGGCGACGGCACCCCGCTGCGCTACATGGACAAGCCCAGCAAGGACGGCGCGTCGGCCGACAGCTGGTCGTCGTCCCTCGGCGGCCTGGACGTCCACTACTCGTCCGGCCCGGCGAACCACTTCTTCTACCTCCTCTCGGAGGGCAGCGGCGCCAAGACGATCAACGGGGTGAGCTACAACTCCCCGACGTCCAACGCCTCCACGGTCACCGGCATCGGCCGCGCCAAGGCCGCCGCGATCTGGTACAAGGCCCTGACCGAGTACATGACGTCGACGACCAACTACAAGGCCGCCCGCACGGCGACCCTGAACGCGGCGTCCGCCCTGTACGGCGGCACCACCAGCACGGAGTACAAGGCTGTGGCGGCCGCGTGGTCGGCGGTCAACGTCAGCTGA
- a CDS encoding M4 family metallopeptidase, with protein MRDSSSHRRTPHATRRPTAPRRAAAVALVGVAALIAAAVQSGAATAAPEKAPSAAGKVIPGAESVKLSPAQRAALIREANASKADTAKDLGLGAKEKLVVRDVVKDGNGTVHTRYERTYDGLPVLGGDLVVETTKSGTTKDVVKATRAAIRPATTTAAVSAAKAEKQALAAAKAEKAKSPDVNRAPRKVIWAANGEPTVAYETVVGGFQHDGTPQELHVITDATTGEKLYEWEAIETGTGNTVYSGTVNLTTTQSGSTYNLTDGARGNHKTYNLNRGTSGTGTLFSGPDDVWGNGSPSNLESAGADAHYGAALTWDYYKNVHGRSGIRGDGVGAYSRVHYGNNYVNAFWSDSCFCMTYGDGSGNANPLTSIDVAAHEMTHGLTSNTAGLNYSGESGGLNEATSDIFGSTVEFYANNSSDVGDYLIGEEININGDGTPLRYMDKPSKDGSSKDAWYSGIGSIDVHYSSGPANHFFYLLSEGSGTKTINGVTYNSPTSDNLPVTGIGRDKAEKIWFRALTTKFTSTTNYAAARTGTLAATGELYGTTSPEYKAVQDAWAGVNVGARSDGGGGGGGTSFESGTDVSIPDRGAAVTSPITVSGRTGNAPSNLQVAVDIVHTYIGDLKVDLVAPDGTAYTLKAYGTGGSTDNLNTTYTVNASSEVANGVWQLRVQDNAAIDTGYINSWKLTFP; from the coding sequence TTGAGAGACAGTTCCTCCCACAGACGCACCCCCCACGCCACTCGTCGCCCCACGGCGCCCCGCCGTGCCGCGGCCGTCGCCCTCGTCGGCGTCGCCGCCCTGATCGCCGCGGCCGTCCAGTCGGGCGCCGCCACCGCAGCCCCGGAGAAGGCACCGTCGGCCGCGGGCAAGGTCATACCGGGCGCCGAGTCCGTCAAGCTGTCCCCCGCCCAGCGCGCCGCGCTGATACGCGAGGCCAACGCCAGCAAGGCGGACACCGCCAAGGACCTGGGCCTCGGCGCCAAGGAGAAGCTGGTCGTCCGTGATGTCGTCAAGGACGGCAACGGCACGGTCCACACCCGCTACGAGCGGACGTACGACGGTCTGCCCGTCCTCGGCGGTGACCTGGTCGTCGAGACCACGAAGTCCGGCACGACCAAGGACGTCGTCAAGGCGACCCGCGCCGCCATCAGGCCGGCCACCACGACCGCCGCCGTCTCCGCCGCGAAGGCGGAGAAGCAGGCGCTGGCCGCGGCGAAGGCGGAGAAGGCCAAGAGCCCCGACGTCAACCGGGCTCCCCGCAAGGTGATCTGGGCCGCGAACGGCGAGCCGACCGTGGCGTACGAGACGGTCGTCGGCGGCTTCCAGCACGACGGCACCCCGCAGGAACTGCACGTCATCACGGACGCCACCACGGGCGAGAAGCTGTACGAGTGGGAGGCGATCGAGACCGGCACCGGCAACACGGTGTACTCCGGCACGGTCAACCTCACGACGACGCAGTCCGGTTCGACGTACAACCTCACGGACGGCGCGCGCGGCAACCACAAGACGTACAACCTGAACCGCGGCACCTCCGGCACCGGCACCCTCTTCTCCGGCCCGGACGACGTCTGGGGCAACGGCAGCCCGTCCAACCTGGAGTCCGCGGGCGCCGACGCACACTACGGTGCCGCGCTGACCTGGGACTACTACAAGAACGTGCACGGGCGCAGCGGCATCCGCGGCGATGGCGTCGGCGCGTACTCCCGGGTCCACTACGGCAACAACTACGTCAACGCGTTCTGGTCCGACAGCTGCTTCTGCATGACGTACGGCGACGGCTCGGGCAATGCCAACCCGCTGACGTCGATCGACGTGGCCGCGCACGAGATGACCCACGGGCTCACCTCCAACACCGCGGGCCTGAACTACTCCGGCGAGTCCGGCGGCCTGAACGAGGCCACCTCCGACATCTTCGGCTCGACCGTCGAGTTCTACGCCAACAACTCCTCCGACGTCGGTGACTACCTCATCGGCGAGGAGATCAACATCAACGGCGACGGCACCCCGTTGCGCTACATGGACAAGCCGAGCAAGGACGGCTCGTCCAAGGACGCCTGGTACTCGGGCATCGGCTCGATCGACGTGCACTACTCGTCGGGCCCGGCGAACCACTTCTTCTACCTCCTGTCCGAGGGCAGTGGCACCAAGACCATCAACGGTGTCACCTACAACTCGCCCACCTCGGACAACCTTCCGGTCACCGGCATCGGCCGGGACAAGGCGGAGAAGATCTGGTTCCGCGCGCTGACCACCAAGTTCACCTCCACGACCAACTACGCGGCCGCCCGCACCGGCACCCTCGCGGCGACCGGTGAGCTGTACGGCACCACGAGCCCCGAGTACAAGGCGGTCCAGGACGCCTGGGCGGGCGTCAACGTGGGCGCGCGCTCCGACGGCGGCGGCGGTGGCGGCGGTACGTCCTTCGAGAGCGGAACCGACGTGTCGATTCCGGACAGGGGCGCGGCGGTCACCTCGCCGATCACCGTCTCCGGGCGGACCGGTAACGCGCCTTCCAACCTCCAGGTCGCCGTGGACATCGTCCACACCTACATCGGTGACCTCAAGGTGGACCTGGTCGCGCCCGACGGCACGGCGTACACGCTGAAGGCGTACGGCACCGGCGGCAGCACGGACAACCTGAACACCACGTACACGGTGAACGCGTCCTCCGAAGTCGCCAACGGCGTCTGGCAGTTGCGCGTCCAGGACAACGCGGCCATCGACACCGGTTACATCAACAGCTGGAAGCTGACCTTCCCGTAG
- a CDS encoding NAD(+) synthase — MNFWSIYQHGFARVAACTGHTVIADPHANAEAALRQARRCAREGVAVAVFPELGLTGYSIEDLLLQDAVLDEVEEALQVVVAGSADLLPVLVVGAPLRHRHRIYNCAVVVHRGRILGVAPKSYPPNYREFYERRQIASGEDERGGTIRVGGAEVPFGVDLLFEAEDVPGLVVHAEICEDMWVPVPPSAEAALAGATVLANLSGSPITVGRAEDRRLLCRSASSRCLAAYVYSAAGLGESTTDLSWDGQTMIYENGALLAETDRFALDDQFAVADVDLDLLRQERQRMGTFDDNRRTHAGRTGDFRRVRFRLDPPATDLGLRRRVERFPFVPADADRLALDCYEAYNIQVAGLQQRLAAIGGPKVVIGVSGGLDSTHALIVAARAMDRAGRPRSDILAFTLPGFATSDHTKDNAHKLMNSLGVTAAELDITPTARLMLKEMGHPFASGEPVYDVTFENVQAGLRTDYLFRLANQRGGIVLGTGDLSELALGWSTYGVGDQMSHYNVNSGVPKTLIQHLIRWVIGSEQFDEETGRTLAAILDTEISPELVPGEEMQSTESKIGPYALHDFTLFQVLRYGFRPSKIAFLAWHAWHDPEAGAWPPGFPEAKRVAYDLAEIRRWLEVFCRRFFAFAQFKRSAMPNGPKVSAGGSLSPRGDWRAPSDGTAHAWLRDLERFDAPGGGE, encoded by the coding sequence TTGAACTTCTGGTCGATCTACCAGCACGGCTTCGCGCGGGTCGCCGCGTGTACGGGCCACACCGTCATCGCCGACCCGCACGCCAACGCGGAAGCGGCTCTGCGGCAGGCGCGCCGGTGCGCGCGGGAGGGGGTGGCCGTCGCCGTCTTTCCCGAGCTGGGCCTGACCGGCTACTCGATCGAGGACCTGCTGCTCCAGGACGCGGTGCTCGACGAGGTGGAGGAGGCGCTCCAGGTCGTCGTCGCCGGGTCGGCCGACCTGCTTCCGGTGCTGGTCGTGGGCGCCCCGCTGCGCCATCGCCACCGGATCTACAACTGCGCGGTGGTCGTGCACCGCGGCCGGATCCTGGGCGTGGCGCCGAAGTCGTACCCGCCGAACTACCGCGAATTCTACGAGCGGCGGCAGATCGCCTCGGGTGAGGACGAGCGGGGCGGGACGATCCGGGTCGGCGGCGCGGAGGTGCCGTTCGGCGTGGACCTGCTGTTCGAGGCGGAGGACGTCCCCGGTCTCGTGGTGCACGCGGAGATCTGCGAGGACATGTGGGTGCCGGTGCCGCCGAGCGCGGAGGCCGCCCTGGCCGGCGCGACCGTGCTCGCCAATCTCTCGGGCAGCCCGATCACGGTCGGCCGGGCCGAGGACCGGCGCCTGCTGTGCCGGTCGGCGTCCTCGCGCTGCCTCGCGGCGTACGTCTACTCGGCGGCGGGTCTGGGCGAGTCGACCACGGACCTGTCCTGGGACGGGCAGACCATGATCTACGAGAACGGCGCCCTGCTGGCCGAGACGGACCGCTTCGCGCTCGACGACCAGTTCGCGGTCGCCGACGTCGATCTGGATCTGCTGCGGCAGGAGCGGCAGCGGATGGGCACGTTCGACGACAACCGCCGCACGCATGCCGGGCGCACCGGTGACTTCCGGCGGGTGCGGTTCCGGCTCGACCCGCCGGCGACGGACCTGGGGCTCAGGCGCCGGGTGGAGCGGTTCCCGTTCGTGCCGGCCGACGCCGACCGGCTCGCCCTGGACTGCTACGAGGCGTACAACATCCAGGTCGCGGGCCTCCAGCAGCGGCTGGCGGCGATCGGCGGCCCGAAGGTGGTCATCGGGGTGTCCGGGGGCCTGGACTCCACGCACGCGCTGATCGTCGCCGCCCGGGCGATGGACCGCGCGGGCCGTCCGCGCAGCGACATCCTGGCCTTCACCCTGCCCGGCTTCGCCACCAGCGACCACACCAAGGACAACGCCCACAAGCTGATGAACTCGCTCGGCGTCACCGCGGCCGAGCTGGACATCACGCCGACCGCGCGGCTGATGCTCAAGGAGATGGGCCACCCGTTCGCGTCCGGCGAGCCGGTGTACGACGTCACCTTCGAGAACGTGCAGGCCGGTCTGCGCACCGACTACCTGTTCCGCCTCGCCAACCAGCGCGGCGGCATCGTCCTCGGCACCGGCGACCTGTCGGAGCTGGCGCTGGGCTGGTCCACGTACGGCGTGGGCGACCAGATGAGCCACTACAACGTCAACTCCGGTGTGCCGAAGACGCTGATCCAGCATCTGATCCGCTGGGTCATCGGCAGCGAGCAGTTCGACGAGGAGACCGGACGGACGCTGGCCGCGATCCTCGACACGGAGATCAGCCCGGAGCTGGTGCCGGGCGAGGAGATGCAGTCGACGGAGTCGAAGATCGGCCCGTACGCGCTGCACGACTTCACGCTCTTCCAGGTCCTGCGCTACGGCTTCCGGCCGTCGAAGATCGCCTTCCTGGCCTGGCACGCCTGGCACGACCCGGAGGCGGGCGCATGGCCGCCGGGCTTCCCCGAGGCCAAGCGGGTGGCGTACGACCTGGCGGAGATCCGGCGCTGGCTGGAGGTCTTCTGCCGTCGCTTCTTCGCGTTCGCACAGTTCAAGCGCTCGGCCATGCCGAACGGGCCGAAGGTCTCGGCCGGCGGTTCCCTCTCCCCGCGCGGCGACTGGCGGGCGCCGTCCGACGGTACGGCGCATGCCTGGTTGCGGGATCTCGAGCGCTTCGACGCGCCGGGCGGCGGGGAGTAG